In the Juglans microcarpa x Juglans regia isolate MS1-56 chromosome 6D, Jm3101_v1.0, whole genome shotgun sequence genome, one interval contains:
- the LOC121235409 gene encoding uncharacterized protein LOC121235409 — protein MKEVFRFGKKGKLSPRYVGPYEILERVEAVAHRLDLPAEFQGIHNVFHVSFLKKRFEKHIPTIVDTRDISLQPDQTYEEIPIQIINWKDKEFRNRKIPLVKVCGGVTMSKKLFGRRKSI, from the coding sequence ATGAAAGAAGTTTTTCGGTTTGGGAAGAAGGGGAAGTTAAGTCCAAGATACGTAGGACCCTATGAGATACTAGAAAGAGTAGAAGCAGTCGCTCATAGACTGGATCTTCCAGCTGAATTCCAAGGAATTCACAACGTCTTCCACGTATCTTTCCTCAAGAAGAGGTTTGAGAAACATATACCAACAATTGTAGATACGAGGGACATTTCACTCCAACCCGACCAAACTTATGAAGAAATTCCTATTCAAATCATAAATTGGAAGGATAAGGAATTTCGGAATCGGAAAATTCCCCTGGTTAAGGTTTGTGGCGGAGTCACGATGTCGAAGAAGCTATTTGGGAGAAGGAAGTCGATATGA